The genomic segment tttcccACTAATATGTTGTTATAATAAGTTATTCTTGAACAACTTTTATCATCTTTttctaaagaaaaatatttatagCTTTCCAAAACGAGTGATTGAATAAACTTTAAACTAAGCATATTGAAGATATAAGTGGATTGTTAGAATTTAGGTAATGACATCGTGATTTAGGATCAAAAAATGGTAAGGGTCAAAGAGTAGGACAGTTAAATTCGACTTTTATAACTATAATGTTGAATTTTCACACCCATACATTTACCAAAAGACAAATAACATAGATCTATTTAGTTTAACCTGGATAAATTAAGCAATTAACCTAATTTTAGTTTAACCTGATTTCAGTTTAACCTAAACTAAGCAATTAACctaaattaagcaattaataACCTTAATTGTGaaaaattaagcaattaaaatccaattaatcGAGGTAGAGGATGAGTAAGCCAATCCTATACAGTTTAACCTGAATTAAGCAATTGATGAATTGTACCTAATTTAGGGAGTTGTAGATGATGAATTGTTGAAAGTGGGAAGTCTAATTATGCGTCAAGAACAAAAGGAGGGAAGCCCAGGCGAACGACGATGCGTGACACACACACCGTGGCGAACGAGTGATGGATGTTGGTGTCAGACTGTTAGCATTGAACAGTACGATAGAGAAGATGAatgttgatgaagaatgaatgtttCAGTGATTATACAGGCGGTTATGTTTGTGGAGGAGATGAAGACTCTCATTATTCTGATGAAGCGATATAGAATGAATGTTTTGAGCGGTTTTTTGTTCATTTGAGAGCCTATATCCCGCTTTCTCTAAGAAATTTTCAAATTGGGGTTTTTGACGCTTAATAAGGTTTATTTTCTCAACCTTTATATGCGTCAAAAAATAGACGTCTAAAAGCTTCATATTTTTTAAACACTTTTCATTGTGTCTATAAAAAAGTGTCTACAAGCTTCACGTTTTGTTGTAGTGACTCTTCATTTGAAGTAGAACATTCACAGTGTCAGATATAAAGAGGGTTTGTGCTGTATTATTCATACTTTTAGCCTAAAAGGCTTTCATATTTGGAGTCTTAATCATTAACTTAAactttttggttgaattaatttttttgacaaaTTCCCTCATCGATACAAGAATACGATAGAAAAATAAGGcgaaaataaaaagattgatTTGCTTATCATAAATCATTtaagatagatagatagatagatgcACGATAGAAGTATTACAAATTGCATGATACGAATAATGATTGAAATGATTGTAGGGCATTGAAAGCCGAAATGGCTCCCTTATACCTATTGGTGGGATTTACGGTGTTAGCAGCAAGCATAGCCTCACACACAGCATATCAACAATTGAGGTACAATCCTAATGTTTACTTCAGTAAGAAGAAAAGAGCCACTATTGAGGAAGCTGAAAACCCCATGAATGCTGTTAATCATGGCGGTAAATTTGTAGATAAGTCTTTCTTAAGGAAGGTTGCTCATATTCAAGAAAAAGGCAAAGAGACCATTCCAAATCCTGTTAACGGCAACATTTACACCAGGTAATACTTTATATTATACTATCTCCATCTCTTAATGAAGTTCCCATAACAAAGATTTacgaaaattaaagaaaaataaaatctcttaaataataaatatattattttattgattaataaatttgatggagaaaaGTGGTgaggaccataaacattaaaaagtaTCAAAAgaaatttagtggaaaaaatataaggacacaattaataaaaaaaaatattttataaagttaataGAAAACATGTAGAgatcataagaaatataaaactattaaaataaagttagtgaaagataTGTGGAAATCATAaacattatgaaaatattaaaataagaatgaacaaggttatttttgtataaaatttatgatatataaaaatatttttttaaaagtaacaaataaaacacaaaaaaataataaataaatttttttttaagaaatgaagacaatatttactaaaatttaGTTTGAACTACTCCTATACACTAACATGtagtttgaattatttttgtagGTCTAGACATGCAGAGACTTTGCAGTCGATCAAGTGATTTAATTCGATGCTACTACAAGCACTTGATTATATGTGGAGtatttttgtttgtaaattaTAACATGGAAGAACtaaggaaaagaaaaacaaattgcATTTTCTTTCCTTTGAAAACttctatgttattattatttttttcttaaaatatacatataccCATCAATTAGTTTTTatcctttatttttttcataatttttatcatatattgtcTTTTAACGTcaattttaagctattttgttgataaatttatattcttattaataAACGTTTAGATGCTTGCGGAATATTTGTTAGCataatttttagtaatttagtgaagTTGTCTTGTGGGCTTGTTACTCATGTAGTGATCAACTAAGGGCCAACACTTGAAGCAGTCAATAGCCCATATGTTAATatgtgaaaattgaaaaaacataagtgaaaaaaaaaataataacaaaataaactaagaataaaacttatttcaaaagtaagcgtgagtttcccaaatctgaggttttgggctgttcgcagttagtaactgcgaacaggtcaaaaaagacaaaatcactgttcgcacttactaactgcgaacagaaaaaaaaaaggtcaaatagctgttcgcagttagtaagtgcgaacaactattttgtcttttttaaccTGTTTGCAGTTATAACtacgaacagccccaaacctcaggtttgggaaattcacgcttacttttggaataagtttgattcttagtttattttgttattttttttttcacttatgtTTTTCCAATTTTCTTAATATGTTGGCGATACAGTTTATGACTCACTATAGATGTTAATTCATCGAATAAATTTTGTATACGGTGAGAAAACTCCATaaggagaaaaaaaatttcaaaaaataaatgttttaatatttaatgtgttaatctttatatttaaaaataacttgCTTAAAGAATTTAATTAAGCTAGCTTaaatctaaaatattaaaatttggaTCAacaatattgaaaataaattggGTTAGACTTAAATTCAAAAACAAGGTGAGTTAATGTTACATCGAATCAACACATATTAAGATGGTAAAGCCAATTGCATATCGCATCATGTTTATTCATGCGTATTAGCATGTCATGGATTATGCaattatttctttggtttttgtATGTTATACAAAAATTGTTgagagagacggtctttttgagagacgcaCTAAATAAATaggctaaatagcccaattaatacaactTAAAAGAGAGAATAAAAATATAGACTTCATATTTTAAGGTCTTCTTTCTGAAAAATAGTCTCTTACAAGAGTAGTTGATGTTCTTAAAGGGTAGATGTTTGAGTGTGATTGAATAATTCTCTCATGGGTTATAAAAAATGGATATTCTGGATGTATTTGCGAGCAAGTAAGATTGAAGCATCATCGGGGAAGTATGGTAGGAAGATGCCATGACATCAGCATGAGCTACAATGCGTTGGCGAAATAATATGGTAATGCGCACGATTATACTTGTGCATCCTCAAACGAGCAACCTTTTCGCTCGAACGAGCATTTACTTCCAAATTCTTTTTAAATACTCAAGCGAGTAATCCTTCATGCTTGAACAACTACTCATGCTTTATTACATACTTTCTTCGTTTTATTGTATTTgctacatttaattttttacgcaattcaatatgttattttaattatttatatattaaattatacaaatctaaaaattatataaagttaataatatgAAAGTAGGCGATTAaatgattcaaataagatcttaattgactatatttttccatacatgctagccgtaatatataaaatcaatttgaaCGGTAATAATGCTTAAAACTGTGATATAACAAATATTTTAGAACGAAGGGAGTAGTTCAACGCTCGTTCGCCTCATTTTAACTCAATAGAGACATTAATTTGGTGATTCACTTAATGGAATTTGAGCGGATCAAGAATTTTATGGTGAGAATAGTGAGAAGTTCGTAATTCTTCTCTACACAGCCATGCATTATAAATCCATTTTCCTTATTTGAAACGGATTTATAATCTTCAACAAGTGATTTGCAAAGTGTTTACCACTTCCGAAATTGGTGTTTCTCTTGCTTCGCTCCTTGCTTTAATTCTTAATtacattgttttttttgttcttgtttatttctCGATTGTTGCTCAAGCTTTATTATTACTGAATGTGACTATCAATAACAAGTATTATAGAACAGAGTAAGTATGTAAATATTATTCGtctgtaatttttaattatccTCTTAAATTTGACGGAAGGCTTCAGTCAATTCTCAATATAAAAATTGTATTGTTCTAGTCATCAATTACGAAATTGGAGAACGtaattcaatattttttctaattctcATAATTCTGAACCAGTCGCCCTGTCCCACACGATGAATGCTTGTGACTTATGAAATTTCAATCCATGAACTCAACAAGAATTTCTTCTGTTACGTAAATGAATCCAAATTAGTATAATTTGAAGCTGAAGGATAGGGAAGGTAGGAGTGGAGAGGAGAGGACAGCGAGAATTGAATTCAGGATCTTACATGGGAACGTGGTACATTTTTCAATTGATACAAGACCTATCCGTGTTTAGATATTATGTAATGTTGGAATTCTGCAGCAAGATGCAGGAAGAGAAATTCTGAAGCTATGTTGTGGAAGATTATTTATGGGATTTCGATTAATCTTCAATAGAAAATATCATTTTGCATCTGTAAGTTCACGTAATTAGATGTGTAGatatttattaagttattttacaataatttattaaaatccGAAACCAAAATAGTCTACGAATTTTTCCCAAGCAACAATAAATAAGAACAAGTATCACAAATATGAGGATTATATAAAGTAGGAAAAACTTCAGACATTTATCCTGGGAATTGGTTCCATTTAGGTAGAAAATGAAGTTGGACAAGGAGGGGGAGGCACTTCAGCATGGCCTTCTAGCATCTGTGTGACCAATGTCATACTTGGTCTTAGATTTGGATCTTCTTGGATACACCAAAGGGAAATCATCACAAATCTGGTTAACTGTAGCCTGTTATTTAGTGCCTCTAAATCATTACCAACCAGATTTTCTATCGTGTTAGATTGGTAGCAATCAAACGCCCAGTCTGTTAAAATTTTTCCTTCCACTTCAAAGAGTTCAATACTCACATTTTTTCGACAACATATGATTTCCAACAAAAGTACCCCAAAGCTATAGACATCTACCTTGGTTGTTACCGGTTTGTTTCTGAACCATTCAGGTGCAACATACCCTTTAGTCCCTCTGATTGCTGTATTTGTATGAGTTTGATTTAGAGCCATAAGTTTTGCCatcccaaaatcagaaatacGAGCATTATGATAGTCATCTATGAGTATATTTTGAGGCTTTATATCACAATGGATTATCTGTGTGATGCACTGCTGGTGCAAATACGTTAAACCTCCGGCTATCCCTTGTGCAATTTTGATCCTTGCTACCCAACTCGGCCTTTGATCACCAAATAGGTAATCTGCTAAGCTGCCGTTGCTCATGTATTCATACACTAACATGCGTTGATCATTTTCCTTGCAAAATCCAACAAGTTGGACTAGATTCTTGTGATGAGTCTTGCCAATGACATTTACTTCAGTTTCAAACTCTTTATCAGCATTGTTGGAAATTCTGTCCAACTTTTTCACGGCTACAAGAATTGAGGAACCACTAGCTCCTATTATACCTTTGTAAACAACCCCAAAAGCCCCTCTTCCTAACTCTTCTTTAAACCCATTAGTTGCATCCTCAAGAACTTTGTAGCTGAAACAGCTAACATTACTACTATACTCATCGCCGGCTATGGAAACTATTTTGAGCTGTTTCTTGTAGTAAATGAAGAAAATTCCCAAAAGTAATAGAATAAAATTGACAAAGACAGAGCCACCTAATAGAATTGAAACCACAGCATTCATCCTGGCTTTCTTTTCTAAAATACGATCAGCAGAAGGAACAAATTGGTCAGTGGAGGATGAACCATTGCCTACcttaaaccaaatagtttttcCTTCACTACCAGCTGCCTGATTTCCACCCAAGAATAGCGGATTCATCTTGCAACAAGTACCCCCATTATCAGATACCCAGTTCACAGCAGCACAGTAACGATCATCAAGACATGAACTTTTGCAATTTTCTTCATTGACATGTTTAAATTTCCCATCACATTTTTCTAAACTGAACTCCGTGTTTTCTCGTGGCACTAGCTTATACTCCACATTACCACTGGGACCCTGTTTATCTTTTTCCCATAAGTCAAAATCTGGTTTGCAGCTCCCATACTTGTCATCAGGATCCATTAGTGAATAATTAGGCGGGCAATCACATCTAAGACTTTGAGCCACTACATCATAGCTGCAAATATTGTTATACCCACATCGTACAGTACAGATATTACCTGGTTCTGAATAAATCTTGGACCATCCCACTCCATCGTTTTTGCTGAACTTTCTTGGGTGATAATACCATGTAAGAATCCCATCAGAGGTCATAGTGGCTCTCTGGTAGTAATCTCTGACCGAAACTATCTTATCTTTGGGGATGAAATTATACAGCACAGACCCATTTGCTGCCACAACGTACATACTTCCCAACTCGTCATAGATCACTTGGTTACCTTGTGTTGGAGGTTTCCATGTCATAGTTACAAAATAAGGATCAGCATAAGCAGTGTAAAGAATAGGAACCATGATATTAAAGACTACATTCCCATCTCGTTGGAGGTGCATTTGGAAACTGCCTTTGGTGAAATTAGTATCTGAAAGTCGACAATCAACTGTCCCATCTAGGTTCATGATCTGTGTAGGAAGCAAAGTGTCTGTTGGATGATCAAAGCTTTGCCAAACAGGATTGCTATTGCTTTTACTTGTGAGAATGAAATTCCCGGTATCATTCATAACTCCAAATCCAACATCTCTAGCACCACCTAAACCAGCAGAGGTATTCCATATGTGGGCACCCTTGGGATCACTGAGGAGTAATCCCTCAGTAGCAGTTATTGTAACAGTTGATCCTTGAGGAACAGGATTTCCATCATTTGCATACCAAATGATTGTATCTGGGATCTTTGCATACCAGATAGAAAGCAAGTAGAGATTAGTACTGCTGTTGAGAAACTGATTAAACCCAAAGGCAAAATCTCCTGATGGAGAAAGCCATTGAGAACCATTGTTACTAGCTGTAAGAAATTTATTGACCGGTATATTTCCCCTAGTTTGAGCAGAAATCGATGATGTTAAGAAGAGTATTAGTACTGTTAGGAAGGAAATGATACAACAAAGAGGATTAGCCATTGCTAGAAGAACTTAtcttcagttttttttttcttttcctgaTATAGAAATGCTTAGTGATTATTGTACCAGAAAAACCTGATTATTAAATAAAGAATTGGTGTTGACCTGTCGTTGTTGAAGTTAGGAGgaattaatgttattttttcaaaaagctGAAATCATATTAACTATTCTAATGCTAAATTTAGGGTCTTTGCTCCAACTTGTCAAATAATCCATAAGTGCTCAACTGACTACCAATTTAAAGTAAAGTATAGAATCCGTTCAGATCATTCTGATGCAGAACAGATCAGTATTGTTTAAACTTTAAAGCTTAATTTATGGGAGGCAAAATTTGATGGTAGTTAATTTTTGACAATATCAGACATGTAGACTCATATGTTTGACGGTGTCGTACAAGACAAGAGTAGAGAAAAAGGATCCTGGCCACATTGAAAAACAATGTTCTCACTTCTCAGTGTCTCCTTGTATTGTAGAATCCTATATTCCAATATGTTGTCCGGACAAGGAGTGATTTCAGGCCCGATTAGGAGGTGGCCTAAGGTTAAATCGAATATGGTGCTTCAATACATATACTAAGggacaaaagtaaaaattacatattgttataaattaaaaattacaatcttTAAATGCTTCCAATTTCATATAAAAGGTACTACAAAATTGTAGACGTTTTTCTAAATTCTGTTTCCCGTATTCAGAAATTGAATTTTGCCTATGTTGATGCAAATAAAACCATCTATCTTATTGGGTAAATTCCTCTAAAAAGGTTGTCCCCAGAAGCACCATTTGTATGCTTTATAATCTTGATAATATTATACTGTTATGAAAAGTACACAtggaaagaaagaaaacaactGAAGAATCAAGTTTTAGATACTGCAAATGAGGGACATGGCGGGACAGGCACATCAGCAAGGCCTTCAAGCATCTGCACAACCATTCTCATTTTAGGCCGAAGGCTTGGGTCTTCCTGGATACACCAAAGGCCAACCATTACGAACCTCTTTAGTCGTAGCATGTCATCAAGTGCTTCCTCGTCTTCTTTAACCAAAGATTCTAACGAGTTAGTTTGGTAGCAATCAAATACCCAATCTGTCAAAATTGCACCTTCTTCCTCTAAGAGTTCCATGCACACATTTTTTCGACAGCATATGATCTCCAACAAGATAACCCCGAAACTGTACACATCTACCTTCACCGTGACTGGTTTGTTCCTAAACCATTCAGGGGCTACATACCCTTTTGTACCTCTGATTGCGGTATTTGTATGGGTTTGGTTCAAAACCAGAAGTTTTGCCAACCCAAAGTCACCAATACGGGCATTTTGATATTCGTCAAGAAGTATGTTCTGGGGCTTTATATCACAATGGATGATCTGTGTGCTACATTCCTCGTGCAAATACTGCAATCCCCCTGCTATTCCTAGAGATATTTGAACCCTTTCTGACCAATGTGGTCGCGAATCACCAAAAAGATAATCTGCTAAGGTGCCATTGCTCATGTATTCATATACTAACAACCTCTGATCTTCCTCCTTGCAGAATCCTACAAGATGAACAAGATTCTTATGATGGGTTTTTCCTATCACATTCATTTCAGTTCTGAACTCTTTATCGATATCTTCAGTAACCAAATTCAACTTCTTTACTGCTACATGATTAGAGAAATTTCCTGCTGTTATCTGACCCTTGTAAACCACACCAAAAGCCCCTCTTCCTAACTCTTCACTGAACCCATTTGTTGCTTCTTCAAGCGCTTTGTAGCTAAAGCATAGAACATTATTATAATCTTCgacattttttagttttatattacCCTTTTTGTTGTAGATGAAGAAAATTCCTAATACCAGGGCagttaataaacaaaaattgaaGAATACTGAACCCCCTAATATTACAACAATTTCAGGATTCACCTTGTTTTTCACTATGGATATAAGCTGATCAGTGGAATTAGTCCCGTTTCTTACTTTCAGCCAGGCTGTTCTACTGACTGAATTGTCTTGTTTTCCATTGGACAACGGAAGCTTCTTCTTATAACAGCTCGGGTCACTTCCTCCTACATTCGCGCTATTAAAAATGACGGCTGCACAGAAGCAATCTTCAAGACAAGAACTCTTGCAGTCTCTTTCACTATAACCTGCATGCTGTTGATAATCATCAAATGGCCAATCAGTGCTCTGAAGTGGAATTAGTTCATATCCACCCTTTTGAGCTGAACTTTGCTCCTCGTCACAATATTCCAGCTCAAAATCCGGTTTACAATGACCATATTCATCATCGGGATTTAGCAAAGAATAATGTGATGGGCATTGACATCTTGgcatattattattgtcatcaTAGGTGCAAATATTGTTAAATCCACATACTCCAGATTCACCATCCTTTACACTTCTATCACAGATGTTCATATTATCTGGTATTGAGTAAATTTTAGACCAGCCAACATCATTATTCTTTGTGAATGTTTTTGGGTGAAAATACCATGTAAAAACCCCATAAAAATTCAGGGTTGCTCTCAGATAACTGTCCCCAGGTAAAGCAATCTTGTCTGCTGGGATTAAATCATTCAGAACTGTACCATTCTTTGCCAAAAGGTACATATGACCCGATTCATTATACCTCAATTGGAAACCTTGATTAGGAGATTCATATGTGCCAGTAGCATAATAAGGAGGATACTGAAAGCCACTAGGAACGTCCCATGTATTAAGGACCATGTTTCCATCGTACTGCAACCGGAGCTGGAACCGTCCCTTAGTGTAATTACTTTCTGAAAGCCGAGAATCAAGCACCCCGCCTTTTGTCATAGTCTGAGAAGGCAACAATGTATCAGTAGGATGGTCAAAACTCTGCCAAACGGATTTATCATCCTTGCTCCTAAGGATAAAATTTCCCGAATCATCCATTAAACCGCGGCTCACAACAAAGGTTCCATTCCACTCACTGGAAGTATTCCATAGGTGGATACCTTTTGGATCATTCAAGACTAAACCTACATCAGCAGTTAATGTTACTGTTGATTTTTCCGCAATAGGATTCCCTCCATTTGCATACCAAACAACTGTTTCTGGGATTTTCGCGTACCAAATGGCAAGCAAGAAGAGATTGCTGGTATTGGAATATAGATGAAAACCAAAGGCGAAATCACCCAAAGGTGAAACCCATGATTTGCTATTCTTAGTAGCTGTGAGTGATTCACCTATTGTTATACTGCTCTTAGTTTGTGCAGCAATAGGAGATAACAATAAGGAAAATACAGCTATATAGAAAGAAAACATGCTAGATAAAGGCTTTTCCATTGCAAAAGAGTGACTGAGGGATTACAGTTTTTATTTATAAGGTTTTATATAAGAATTTGATTCTTAAATCAAGTATAAATCAAGCTCTATTATGCTGTTGTGCAGATGCTGATCATTGTTGACTAGAAAAATCTGCATAGATGAAGTTCAATGCCGTGTTTGGTAAGTATTGATGATggattgatttttaattatgatattatatatatatatatatatatatatatatatatatgtgtgtgtgtgtatgcgTGCATGCGTGCGCGTTGTGTGTCTGTGTgtataggatcaaataagaaagataatttataataagagtaagaAGGATTTTTTTAGATCACTTTGTATATAAAAAGGTTATTATAAAATAGGAATATttcctaaaaatatatttttgatatatatatatatatatatatatatatatatatatatatatatatatatatatatatatatatatatatatatatatatatatata from the Amaranthus tricolor cultivar Red isolate AtriRed21 chromosome 12, ASM2621246v1, whole genome shotgun sequence genome contains:
- the LOC130796881 gene encoding G-type lectin S-receptor-like serine/threonine-protein kinase LECRK3 — protein: MEKPLSSMFSFYIAVFSLLLSPIAAQTKSSITIGESLTATKNSKSWVSPLGDFAFGFHLYSNTSNLFLLAIWYAKIPETVVWYANGGNPIAEKSTVTLTADVGLVLNDPKGIHLWNTSSEWNGTFVVSRGLMDDSGNFILRSKDDKSVWQSFDHPTDTLLPSQTMTKGGVLDSRLSESNYTKGRFQLRLQYDGNMVLNTWDVPSGFQYPPYYATGTYESPNQGFQLRYNESGHMYLLAKNGTVLNDLIPADKIALPGDSYLRATLNFYGVFTWYFHPKTFTKNNDVGWSKIYSIPDNMNICDRSVKDGESGVCGFNNICTYDDNNNMPRCQCPSHYSLLNPDDEYGHCKPDFELEYCDEEQSSAQKGGYELIPLQSTDWPFDDYQQHAGYSERDCKSSCLEDCFCAAVIFNSANVGGSDPSCYKKKLPLSNGKQDNSVSRTAWLKVRNGTNSTDQLISIVKNKVNPEIVVILGGSVFFNFCLLTALVLGIFFIYNKKGNIKLKNVEDYNNVLCFSYKALEEATNGFSEELGRGAFGVVYKGQITAGNFSNHVAVKKLNLVTEDIDKEFRTEMNVIGKTHHKNLVHLVGFCKEEDQRLLVYEYMSNGTLADYLFGDSRPHWSERVQISLGIAGGLQYLHEECSTQIIHCDIKPQNILLDEYQNARIGDFGLAKLLVLNQTHTNTAIRGTKGYVAPEWFRNKPVTVKVDVYSFGVILLEIICCRKNVCMELLEEEGAILTDWVFDCYQTNSLESLVKEDEEALDDMLRLKRFVMVGLWCIQEDPSLRPKMRMVVQMLEGLADVPVPPCPSFAVSKT
- the LOC130796882 gene encoding G-type lectin S-receptor-like serine/threonine-protein kinase LECRK3; this translates as MANPLCCIISFLTVLILFLTSSISAQTRGNIPVNKFLTASNNGSQWLSPSGDFAFGFNQFLNSSTNLYLLSIWYAKIPDTIIWYANDGNPVPQGSTVTITATEGLLLSDPKGAHIWNTSAGLGGARDVGFGVMNDTGNFILTSKSNSNPVWQSFDHPTDTLLPTQIMNLDGTVDCRLSDTNFTKGSFQMHLQRDGNVVFNIMVPILYTAYADPYFVTMTWKPPTQGNQVIYDELGSMYVVAANGSVLYNFIPKDKIVSVRDYYQRATMTSDGILTWYYHPRKFSKNDGVGWSKIYSEPGNICTVRCGYNNICSYDVVAQSLRCDCPPNYSLMDPDDKYGSCKPDFDLWEKDKQGPSGNVEYKLVPRENTEFSLEKCDGKFKHVNEENCKSSCLDDRYCAAVNWVSDNGGTCCKMNPLFLGGNQAAGSEGKTIWFKVGNGSSSTDQFVPSADRILEKKARMNAVVSILLGGSVFVNFILLLLGIFFIYYKKQLKIVSIAGDEYSSNVSCFSYKVLEDATNGFKEELGRGAFGVVYKGIIGASGSSILVAVKKLDRISNNADKEFETEVNVIGKTHHKNLVQLVGFCKENDQRMLVYEYMSNGSLADYLFGDQRPSWVARIKIAQGIAGGLTYLHQQCITQIIHCDIKPQNILIDDYHNARISDFGMAKLMALNQTHTNTAIRGTKGYVAPEWFRNKPVTTKVDVYSFGVLLLEIICCRKNVSIELFEVEGKILTDWAFDCYQSNTIENLVGNDLEALNNRLQLTRFVMISLWCIQEDPNLRPSMTLVTQMLEGHAEVPPPPCPTSFST
- the LOC130796848 gene encoding uncharacterized protein LOC130796848, which encodes MAHRMSGYLMRSMMQQRNISFSSSSSSSTPKSKWALKAEMAPLYLLVGFTVLAASIASHTAYQQLRYNPNVYFSKKKRATIEEAENPMNAVNHGGKFVDKSFLRKVAHIQEKGKETIPNPVNGNIYTRSRHAETLQSIK